In Fusobacterium perfoetens, the sequence TTTTTTTTCTAAGTTCATCAATAGCATTTTTATCATTTTCCTTATGTATAGGTCCTGCATAATATCTGTTAAATTCATCAGCAGTTCCAAACATAGGAGGATTTAAAAATCTGAATAGGGAGTAAAGTTCTCCAAGATTATTTTCAACAGGAGTTCCAGAAAGTGCAACTCTGTTGTTTCCTTTTAAAAGCATAACAGCTTTTGTTGTTTGTGCATTTGTATTTTTTATATTTTGAGACTCATCAAGAATGATAAGCTCAAATTTATATTTTTTAATTTTTTCTATGTCATTTCTTATTGTTCCATAAGTTGTAAGAATAACTTCACATTCTTTAAAAACAGAAATATCTCTTGCATTTCCATAGTATATTCCTGTTACAAGGGAAGGGCTGAATTTTTGTATCTCACTTTCCCAGTTATAAATAAGACTTTTTGGCATAACTACAAGACTTCTTTTTTTCTTTTTTCCTGCATGAATTCTTGTAATAAGAGCTATAGCCTGAAGTGTTTTACCAAGTCCCATGTCATCAGCAAGACATCCTCCAAGATTATTATCTGTAAGATAACAAAGCCATTTATAACCATATTCCTGATATTCTCTTAAATTTGCATTTAAATTAGGAAGAGGGGCCTTATAATTTTCTATGTTATTTATCCCTTTAAAAAACTCTTTTCCTTTATTAACCTGCTGCCTTAAAATTTTATCTTCAATAAGTTCATCTATGATAGGAAGATCAAAGAAAGAAATTTTAACTTTTTCCCCATCAACTTTTTTGAATACTTTTTCCAGTTTTTCAATATATTTTTTATTGATAACAGCATTTGTACCATCAGCAAGAACTATATAAGAATCTTTTTTTAATTTTGAAAGGACATCAAGAAGTCCGAATTTTTCTTTTCCTATTTCAAGCTGAAGTTCTCCTTCAAGGAAATCTATTGAATGATTTAGTTTTCCAATAAGTTTAGGTTTTACAGGTTTTATATTATATTTACTAAGTTTGTCTGTTCCTACAACTTTATATTTTCCTGCAAGTTGAAGAAGCTCTTTTGTAACAAATTCTTTTGCAACTTTTTCGTTTATGATAATAAGATTATCATCATCAACAAAGAAAGATGAAGTTTTTCCAACTTTTTTCTGATGCTTTGCAAGAGAAGTAGTGACATCTCCAACAGCAAGATTTATATCTCCTGAAGGATTACATATATATATTTTTTTCTCAAGATGGTTTACAATAACAATTTCACTTATTTCATTTGCTGAGATAAAATTTTGTGTTATTGTAGAAAAGACTAAGTCAACCTTAAGATAAAGACTGTTGTCCTGAGATATTTTTTCTATTGTAATCTGAGGTATTCCCTTTATATCTCTCTGTGTTTCAGTAGAATATCCCATATAGTCAAAAGATATATTTTTTAAATAATGATGTGAAAGAGTAAGAAATGCTTCAAGTTCATTTTTATTTATGATGTCTATTTTTTCATTAAGCATTTCAAGATCTTCATCAATAAGGCTGAAACAGTAAAGAACTCCTTTTCTGTAAATCAGTCCATCTGAAATAATCTGAAAATCTGTATATTTTTTATTTAAAAGAATAGAAGGTTTAAGCTTTTCAGGATCATCTTCTATTTCTTCAATTTTTAAAGTAAGTTCATTATCTGAAAGACTCCATACTATTTTCTGGAAATCTTCATTTACAAAATTTTCAATATTTTTAAGATTTTCTGAAAGATCATAAAAGTCATCAAGATAAACATGGGAAGTGCTTTGTTTTTCCCAGTCTATAAAAAAATCATCTTCTTGTACTTCACTTAAAAGAGAAATTACACTTTTAATGTTTTCATCTTCAATGTGATAATATTCAAAGGAATCTATTTTTTTTCCAGATCTTGTGACAGGACTTATATATCCTCCATTTTTATCAATTTTAAGCATAAAATAAATTTCTTTTTCGCTTTTATAATTTTTTTCATTAAATGTACTCATTAAAACCCAGTTTCCTTGTATAAATTTTTGTCTAGATTATATTATATCATAAAATTAATTTTTACACTATTTTTTTATAAACTGTGAAAAGAAGTGGTTTATTTTTGACCTTTAAAATTAAAAAAATGCTCTTTTAAAAGAAAAATTTTATATATTTTTTAAGATAAAATAAAAAAACAAAAAATTATAAAAAAATAGTAAAAAAATAAAAAAAGTAAAAAATTTTTATAAAAATATTTTACTTTATAAATTTATGAAAAATGTCATTTTAGATATATTTCCTGAAAAAATCAAATTTTTCTTTTAAACTTTTAACTGAATAAAAACATCAAAAGGGCATTGTTAGAAAATATATTAAAATTTGCGGAGGGTGTATATGGAACAAGAGAATAACAAACTTGGTCTTATTGGTCTTATAGCCATTGTCGTCAGCTCTATGATAGGAGGAGGAATATTTAATCTTCCATCAAATATGAGTATTGATGCAGGGTTTATAGGGGTTACAGTTTCATGGATAGTTACAGCTGTTGGTATATATTTCCTTGCTAATACTTTCAGCATACTATCAGACAATAATCCAGAACTTCATTCAGGAATTTATTCTTATGCAAGAGCTGGATTTGGAAAATTTGTAGGTTGTGAAATAGCTTGGGGATATTGGCTAAGCTCTATCTTTGGAAATGTTGCTTTTGCAGTGCTGCTAATGCAGACAATAGGGTACTTCTATCCTGTCTTTAATGGGCATAATATTCAGTCCTTTATTGGAGGATCAGCATTTATATGGCTTATGTACTTTATAGTAATTTGCGGTGTTACAAAGGCTACATTTTTAAATAATATTGCAACATTTGCAAAACTTTTAGTTCTTGTGGTTATATTATTTTTCTTTGCAAAAGGATTTAATCCTCATATAGCTTCATATGATATGCTTGGAAAAATAGAACATTTAGGACCTCTTACTCAACAGGTAAAAAGTACAATGCTTATTACATTATGGTGCTTTATAGGTCTTGAAGGGGCAGTAGTTCTTTCAGGAAGAGCGAGAAATCCAAAAGATGTAGGTAAGGCAACACTTCTTGGAATACTTATATGTATTATAATATTCTCTGCTTTATCAATACTTTCTTTTGGTGTACTTCACCAAAGCAAACTTGCATACCTTCCTAATCCGTCAACAGCTTATGTTCTTGAAGCTATTGTAGGACAATGGGGAGCAACATTTGTTAATGTGGGAATAATAATAGCACTTCTTGGATGTTGGTTGTCATGGACAATCATAACAGCTGAAGTTCCTTATATAGCAGCAAAAGACGGAGTATTTCCAAAATTCTTAGTAAAAACAGATAAAAATGATACTCCTACAGCATCTCTTTTAATGTCAACAATAGCTATGCAGCTAGCAATGTTTATTGTTTTATACAGTACAAATGCTTGGCTTCTGCTTGTAGATATAACAGGTCTTATGATTCTGCCTCCTTATACAGCAAGTACACTTTTCTTACTTAAAGAGGTAAGAAATAAAAATCTTAAGGAAACAGGAAAAGGAAAAATAAGAATAGCCTTTGTATCAGGACTTGTTGCATGTATTTTTACAATATGGCTTCTGTTTTCATCAAAAGCAGAACTGCTTCTTATATCAACAACAATATTCTCTCTTGGAATAGCTGTTTATGCATATTCACAAAAAGAAGTGGGAGGTCATAATATTTTTGCCGGAAAAGACAAATTTATCGCTTTTGTTCTTGGAGCAGTTGGAATAATATCTTTTATACTTTTAGTTTCAGGAAAATTAAACATGAATTAATTTTACAGAAGGAGTGATGAAGAATGAAAAACTTAGAAGGAGAAATGTATCAAATACTGCTGGTGCATAATATAAAAACAGATGAAGAAAGCAGTATAAAAGGAGTTCTTGAAAATCTTAAACAAGAAATTATAAAAAGAGGCGTTGAGATTGTAACAGCTGATTCTTTAGAAGATGCTGAAAATGTAATAAAAGTAGATAAAAATATAGACTGCCTTTTAGTTGACTGGGATTCAAAACATGGAGTAAAAGGTCAGGAAGAAAAATTAGAAAGATTTATTAAAAATCTTCATACAAGACAGGAGAATGTTCCGGTGTTCCTACTTGCTGAAAATGAAAAAGCAGTGGATTCATTAAAAGCCGAAACATTCAGAGATATAAGTGAATATGTATGGATTCTTGAAGATTCTCCTGTATTTACAATGGAGCGTATTTCAGCTGCAATAGAAAGATATAGAAAACAACTTTTACCACCTCTTGCAAAAGCTGTTATGAATTATGAGAAAAAAGCAGAATATTCATGGGCAGCTCCTGGACACCAAGGGGGAGTAGGATTTACTAAAACAGCAGTAGGTAAAAAATTCTATGATTTCTATGGAGAAAATCTTTTCAGAACAGATATGGGAATAGAAAGAGCTGAACTTGGTTCACTTCTTGACCATACTGGATATTTCAGAGATGCAGAAGAATATGCAGCTAAAGTATTTGGTTCAGACAGAACTTACTCTGTTCTTGGAGGAACATCAGGTTCAAACAGAACAATAATGCAGGCTTGTATTAAAGACAATGATATTGTTATAGCTGACAGAAACTGTCATAAATCAATAGAACAAGGACTTATTCTTGGAGGAGGACTTCCTGTTTATATGACTCCTACAAGAAACAGATATGGAATAATAGGTCCTATCCTTCCTGAACAAATGGAAGAAAATACAATAAAAGATAAAATTAAAAATAACCCTCTTATAAAATCAAGAGGAAAAGAAAATGATAAGGGAGTATATACAGTTGTAACAAACTGTACTTATGACGGAGTTACATATAATGCTGAAAAGGTAGAAAAACTTCTTGAAAAATCATCAGATATTATTCACTTTGATGAAGCATGGTATGGATATGCAAGATTTAATGATGTATATAAAAATCACTATGCTATGAGAGGAGAACCTAAAAAGGATAATAACGGACCTACAATATTTGCCACTCACTCAACACATAAACTTTTAAATGCACTTTCACAAGGTTCATTTATTCATGTAAGATATGGTAAAAAACCTATGGATGAAGGAAGATTTAATCAAGCATATATGATGCATGCAACTACATCTCCTCTTTATGCTATTGCAGTTTCAAATGACATAGCAACAGCAATGATGGACGGAGAATCAGGAAAATCACTTATGAGTGAAGTTGTGGAAGAAGCAGTTGAATTCCGTAAAGTTATGGGAAAATTATACAACCATTATCAAGAAGAAAAAGATTGGTTCTTTAAACCTTGGAATGCTGAAACTTATCACGATGCAAAATCAGGAAAAACAGTTCCTTTCTTTGAAGCAGATACAAAAGTTCTAGCAAAAAATCAGAATTTCTGGATAATGCACCCTGAAGATACATGGCATGGATTTAAAAATCTTCAGGAAGACTGGTGTATGCTTGATCCTATTAAAGTAAGTATCCTTACTCCTGGAATGGGAGATGACGGAAAACTTCTTGAAAAAGGTGTTCCTGCAAGTTTAGTGTCAGCATATCTTAACAGATTTGGAATAGTTCCTACAAGAACAACAGATTTCCAACTTATGTTCCTATTCTCAATGGGAGTTACAAAAGGAAAATGGGGAACTCTTGTAAGTGTTCTTTCTGAATTTAAAAAATACTATGATAGAAATGCACCTCTTGCAGAAGTTCTTCCAGAACTTTTTGAACAATACAAAGACATATATAAAAATATGGGGGTAAAAGATTTAGGTGACAAGATGTTTGCATATTTAAGAGCAAATAATCCTGGAGAAGTTTTAAATGAAGCTTACTCAACTCTTCCTGAACCAGTTATCACACCAAGAGAAGCATATAATAAAATAGTAAGTAATGAAGTTGAACTTGTTCCTGCAGAAAAACTTGTAGGAAGAATAGCAGCCAACTCTGTAATTCCATATCCTCCTGGAATCCCAATGCTTATTTCAGGAGAAAATTTTGGAGATGAAAACAGTCCTCAGATAAAATATCTTAAGGCTCTTTCTCTTTGGGATCATGCTTTCCCTGGATTTGAACATGACACAGAAGGAACAGAGGTTATAGATGGTGTTTACCATGTTCTTTGTGTAAAATAAGTAATAAATAAACGATTTTCTTCCAAATAAAAGATAAAAACTCCCTGCTCGGAAAAATAATTTAAAATGCAGGGAGTTTTTGTTAAAATATAATTTTAAAAAAAGTCACAGCAAGGAGAGTTTATGTTAAAGTTAAATTTAAAAAAAGTGGGAATGATTGTTCAGACAGCAGTAGTTTTTATTATGCTGTTTTTTATCTATCATGAACTTAAAAGTTATAGTATGGGAAGCATAAAAGAAGCACTTATGAGAATTCCTTCTTATAAGTTAGTTTTGGCAGTATTTCTTGTAATACTTAATTATCTTATTCTTACAGGATATGAGCTTTTAGCTTTTAATATTACAAATATAAAACTGGAAAAGAAAAAAATAATGTTTACTTCATTTATAAGCTATGCTTTTGCAAATTTCATAGGACTTTCAGGGCTGAGCTCAACAAGTATAAGAATAAATCTTTATTCTTTATGGGATATAAATTATAAATCTATTTTAAATATTATAAAAAATGTATATTTAAGTTTTCTTATAGGTGTTCTTCTTGTAGGAGGAATATCTCAGATAATTTATCCAAATGATTTGACAAGATTTGATTTTGTAATAGAAAGTACTTTTTATATAGGAGTTGCTGCAATTCTTGCAGGAATGTTTTTTATATTTTATTTTCTTAAAAAGAAACAGCTGAAACCAAAAGATATATTTATACAATTTCTTTTGGGATTATGTGACTGGCTTCTTGTAAGTAATATTCTATATCTTTTCCTGCCTCCTTCAGATATAAATTTTGGAATATTTCTTTCAATATTTATGTGTGCTCAGGTTCTTGGTGTTTTAAGTACAATCCCTGGAGGACTGGGAGTTTTTGATGTAACTTTTGTAAAACTTCTTAATAATTATTATTCAAGTGATGTGGTTGTAGCAATACTTATTGTTTACAGAATTCTTTATTATCTTGCACCTTTTGTAATAGCATTTGTATCATTTGTATTTTATAAAATGCTTCGTATGAGAGATTCACTAAAAGGATTTGGAAACTTTATAAGCAATATGATGGTAAATGTATCCCTTGAAGTATTGTCAATTTTAGTTTTTACTTCAGGAGCACTGCTTCTTTTTTCAGGGGCACTTCCTCCAAATTTTGCACATATAAAAATTCTTACAAGACTTCTTCCACAAAATGTGATAATTGTATCTCATCTTCTGGCAAGCATTACAGGAACACTTCTTCTTATTTTAGCTTATGGACTTAAAAGAAGACTTGATGCAGCGTATTTTCTTACAGTGATTTTAATCTCTTTAGGAAATATATTTCTGATATTTAAAGGATTTCATTATCCTATTTTCTTTGTGCTTTCTGTGACTCTTATATTCTTGCTTTTTGAAAGAGATAAATTTTATAGAAAATCTTCAATATTTAATGAAGATATAAATATGAAATGGCTTATTTCTATAGGTGCTGTTATAGTTTTTTCAATAGGAGTAGGAATATTCTCATTTAAGGGAGTGAAATACACAGATGAAATGTGGTGGCAGTTTACCCTTCATAATAATGGAGCACCAATGTTTATGAGAGCTTCCCTTGTAAGTGTTGTAATATTTATTTCATTTTTAATGTTAAGAATGTTCCGTCCAGTTATACAGATAGATAAGATAAAAAGCTCTGATGTTCAGGAAGAGCTTAAAGAAATAATGAAATATTCTCAGCACACAAATGCAAACCTTGCTCTTCTAAATGATAAATATATATATTTTAATGAAGAAAAAACAGCTTTTATTATGTATGGAAAAAGCAGCAACAGACTTATTGTTATGGGAGATCCTGTAGGAGATGAAAAATGTATAAGAGAAATAATATGGGATTTTTATAACATAAGCAGAAGAAGTGGTTATAATATCGCTTTTTATGAGGTCGGAAAAGATTACCTTAATTACTATCTTGATTTAGGGCTGAAACTTTTCAAGATAGGAGAAGAAGCTGTTGTTGATCTTACTAAGTTTACTCTTGAAGGCCCTTCTCAAAGAAAATTAAGATATACTTTCAGCAGAGGGACAAAATCTGGAATAGTCTTTGAAGTTGTTGATTTTGAAAGTGTAAAACATGAACTTAAGGAAATATCTGACAGCTGGCTTAAAAATAAAAACGGTGCAGAAAAAGAATTTTCTCTTGGAAAATTTGATGAGGAATATCTGAAAAATTTCAGAACAGCAGTTCTTAAAGTTAATGGAGAAATCACAGCTTTTGCAAATCTTTGGGAAACTTATAACAGAGACGAACTTTCAATAGACCTTATGAGATATAATGAAAAAGCTCTTGTGGATTCTATGGAATTTTTATTTATAAATATAATGCTATGGGGAAAAAATGAAGGCTATAAAAGATTCAATCTTGGAATGGCTCCTCTTTCAGGACTTGAATATAAAGGAAGTACTTCATTATGGAATAAGTTAGGTTCATTTATTTTTAAAAACGGAGGAAATTTTTATAATTTCCTTGGACTTAAAAACTTTAAAAATAAATTTAATCCTGAATGGAGACCTAAATATATTGCTCTTTCAGGAAACTTTACCCTTCCTGCAACTCTTAATGATATAGCTGTATTAGTTTCAGGAGGAATAAAAGGGGTAATAAAAAAATAAATATTTTATATAAAATAGAGCTGCTGCAGTAAATTAGCAACAGCTCTTTTTGTATTAGTTTATACTCTTAAGTCTCTTACACCGTTTTCAATTTGTTTTAAATATCCTCTTATTTTTTCTTTAAAACTTTCATCAGGCATAGCTTCAAGAGTTTTTGAAATAGCTTCATCTCCTATTTTTCTTAGATTTTCATCAGCATAATCAAGAAGAAATTCTTTAAGAGTCATAAGAGCATTCGCTTCACACATAACATTTATTTTTCCACTTTTTGCTATTTCCATGAATCTGTCTCCAGTACGCCCTTGTCTGTAGCAAGCTGTACAGTAGCTTGGAATGTATCCTGATTTAATTAAGCTTTCAAGCATTTCCATTGGAGAACGGTTATCTCCTACTTCAAACTGCATAGTATTTTTAGCAGATTCAGAATATCCTCCTACACCTGTACAAGAACCACTGCTTACTTGAGAAACTCCAAGAGATATGATTTCATCTCTAAGTTCAGCTTCTTCTCTTGTAGAAAGGATAAGTCCAGTATAAGGCACAGCAAGTCTTAAAACAGCCACAATTTTTTTGAAATCATCATCTGCAACAAGATGAGGATAATTTTCAAGAGTTACATTTTCTGCAGGTCTAAGTCTTGGAACAGAAATAGTATGAGGTCCTACACCTGTAATTCTTTCAAGAGCATCAGCATAAACTATCATGGCAACTGTTTCATATTTATAATCATATAGTCCATAAAGAACTCCTATACCAACATCATCAATTCCAGCTTCTCTGGCTCTGAACATTGCAGTTGTGTGATAGTCATAATTTTTTTTCGGTCCTTTAAGGTGAACTTCTTCATAAGTAGGTTTGTGGAAACTTTCTTGGAAAAGAATATAAGTTCCTATTTCAGCATCTTTAAGTCTTTTATAATTCTCAACAGTTGTAGCTGCAATATTTACATTTATTCTTCTTATATTTCCGTTGTCAAATTTAATAGAATATATATCTTTTATACAGTCAAGAACATAGTCAAGAGAACAGTTTATAGGATCTTCTCCAGCTTCAAGGGCAATTCTTTTATGCCCTAATTTTTCAAGAGCTTTTACTTCTGCAATAAGTTCTTCTTTTGTAAGTTTTTTTCTGCAAAGTTCATCGTTTTCATGTTTATATCCACAATATTTACAACTGTTTACACAGTAGTTGCTCACATAAAGAGGAGCAAACATAACGATTCTTTTTCCATATATTTTTTCTTTTACAGTATGAGCAGCCTCAAACATCTCATTTAAAAGTTCTTCATCATCTATATTTAAAAGAGCAGCAGCCTCAGCAGGAGTAAGTCCTTCTGCTTTTTTAGATTTCTCAATTATTCTTCTTACTTCTTCTTTATCTTTAGATTTTTCTTTTGAGATTTCAAGGATTTCATTGATCTTGTTTTCATCAAGAAAACTGATGTCATAAATTTTATCCATTTTCCTTTTCCTCCGTTTTAAATTCAATATTATTTATTATATCACAGTTTTAGAATAAAATATATTTCAAATAACAGGAGAATCAAAAATATTGGTTTTCCTGTTTTTATTTATATTTTCAAATAAAGAAAAATAGGTTATAATAAAAGGTACTATTTTTTTAGGAGGTTTTTAATGCATAATAATTTTACAGAAACAAAAAAAGGAAAGGGATATCCTAAGTCTTTCTGGCTTATGTGTGTGACAA encodes:
- a CDS encoding DEAD/DEAH box helicase codes for the protein MSTFNEKNYKSEKEIYFMLKIDKNGGYISPVTRSGKKIDSFEYYHIEDENIKSVISLLSEVQEDDFFIDWEKQSTSHVYLDDFYDLSENLKNIENFVNEDFQKIVWSLSDNELTLKIEEIEDDPEKLKPSILLNKKYTDFQIISDGLIYRKGVLYCFSLIDEDLEMLNEKIDIINKNELEAFLTLSHHYLKNISFDYMGYSTETQRDIKGIPQITIEKISQDNSLYLKVDLVFSTITQNFISANEISEIVIVNHLEKKIYICNPSGDINLAVGDVTTSLAKHQKKVGKTSSFFVDDDNLIIINEKVAKEFVTKELLQLAGKYKVVGTDKLSKYNIKPVKPKLIGKLNHSIDFLEGELQLEIGKEKFGLLDVLSKLKKDSYIVLADGTNAVINKKYIEKLEKVFKKVDGEKVKISFFDLPIIDELIEDKILRQQVNKGKEFFKGINNIENYKAPLPNLNANLREYQEYGYKWLCYLTDNNLGGCLADDMGLGKTLQAIALITRIHAGKKKKRSLVVMPKSLIYNWESEIQKFSPSLVTGIYYGNARDISVFKECEVILTTYGTIRNDIEKIKKYKFELIILDESQNIKNTNAQTTKAVMLLKGNNRVALSGTPVENNLGELYSLFRFLNPPMFGTADEFNRYYAGPIHKENDKNAIDELRKKIYPFILRRVKRDVLKDLPDKIEKTLYVEMNPEQRNFYEERRMYYYNMVHENIREKGIGKSHIYVLQALNELRQLTSCPESKNSHIVSSKKEVVVENILDAVQNNHKVLVFANYIHSIEAICRQLKKNGIKYLSMTGATKDRHILVDKFQNDNEYKVFVMTLKTGGVGLNLTAADTIFIYDPWWNKTVENQAVDRAYRLGQDRTVFSYKIILKDSIEEKILKLQETKSKLVENLISEEGTAAKILSEDDIEFLLGK
- a CDS encoding basic amino acid/polyamine antiporter, giving the protein MEQENNKLGLIGLIAIVVSSMIGGGIFNLPSNMSIDAGFIGVTVSWIVTAVGIYFLANTFSILSDNNPELHSGIYSYARAGFGKFVGCEIAWGYWLSSIFGNVAFAVLLMQTIGYFYPVFNGHNIQSFIGGSAFIWLMYFIVICGVTKATFLNNIATFAKLLVLVVILFFFAKGFNPHIASYDMLGKIEHLGPLTQQVKSTMLITLWCFIGLEGAVVLSGRARNPKDVGKATLLGILICIIIFSALSILSFGVLHQSKLAYLPNPSTAYVLEAIVGQWGATFVNVGIIIALLGCWLSWTIITAEVPYIAAKDGVFPKFLVKTDKNDTPTASLLMSTIAMQLAMFIVLYSTNAWLLLVDITGLMILPPYTASTLFLLKEVRNKNLKETGKGKIRIAFVSGLVACIFTIWLLFSSKAELLLISTTIFSLGIAVYAYSQKEVGGHNIFAGKDKFIAFVLGAVGIISFILLVSGKLNMN
- the hydG gene encoding [FeFe] hydrogenase H-cluster radical SAM maturase HydG — encoded protein: MDKIYDISFLDENKINEILEISKEKSKDKEEVRRIIEKSKKAEGLTPAEAAALLNIDDEELLNEMFEAAHTVKEKIYGKRIVMFAPLYVSNYCVNSCKYCGYKHENDELCRKKLTKEELIAEVKALEKLGHKRIALEAGEDPINCSLDYVLDCIKDIYSIKFDNGNIRRINVNIAATTVENYKRLKDAEIGTYILFQESFHKPTYEEVHLKGPKKNYDYHTTAMFRAREAGIDDVGIGVLYGLYDYKYETVAMIVYADALERITGVGPHTISVPRLRPAENVTLENYPHLVADDDFKKIVAVLRLAVPYTGLILSTREEAELRDEIISLGVSQVSSGSCTGVGGYSESAKNTMQFEVGDNRSPMEMLESLIKSGYIPSYCTACYRQGRTGDRFMEIAKSGKINVMCEANALMTLKEFLLDYADENLRKIGDEAISKTLEAMPDESFKEKIRGYLKQIENGVRDLRV
- the mprF gene encoding bifunctional lysylphosphatidylglycerol flippase/synthetase MprF, with amino-acid sequence MLKLNLKKVGMIVQTAVVFIMLFFIYHELKSYSMGSIKEALMRIPSYKLVLAVFLVILNYLILTGYELLAFNITNIKLEKKKIMFTSFISYAFANFIGLSGLSSTSIRINLYSLWDINYKSILNIIKNVYLSFLIGVLLVGGISQIIYPNDLTRFDFVIESTFYIGVAAILAGMFFIFYFLKKKQLKPKDIFIQFLLGLCDWLLVSNILYLFLPPSDINFGIFLSIFMCAQVLGVLSTIPGGLGVFDVTFVKLLNNYYSSDVVVAILIVYRILYYLAPFVIAFVSFVFYKMLRMRDSLKGFGNFISNMMVNVSLEVLSILVFTSGALLLFSGALPPNFAHIKILTRLLPQNVIIVSHLLASITGTLLLILAYGLKRRLDAAYFLTVILISLGNIFLIFKGFHYPIFFVLSVTLIFLLFERDKFYRKSSIFNEDINMKWLISIGAVIVFSIGVGIFSFKGVKYTDEMWWQFTLHNNGAPMFMRASLVSVVIFISFLMLRMFRPVIQIDKIKSSDVQEELKEIMKYSQHTNANLALLNDKYIYFNEEKTAFIMYGKSSNRLIVMGDPVGDEKCIREIIWDFYNISRRSGYNIAFYEVGKDYLNYYLDLGLKLFKIGEEAVVDLTKFTLEGPSQRKLRYTFSRGTKSGIVFEVVDFESVKHELKEISDSWLKNKNGAEKEFSLGKFDEEYLKNFRTAVLKVNGEITAFANLWETYNRDELSIDLMRYNEKALVDSMEFLFINIMLWGKNEGYKRFNLGMAPLSGLEYKGSTSLWNKLGSFIFKNGGNFYNFLGLKNFKNKFNPEWRPKYIALSGNFTLPATLNDIAVLVSGGIKGVIKK
- the adiA gene encoding arginine decarboxylase codes for the protein MKNLEGEMYQILLVHNIKTDEESSIKGVLENLKQEIIKRGVEIVTADSLEDAENVIKVDKNIDCLLVDWDSKHGVKGQEEKLERFIKNLHTRQENVPVFLLAENEKAVDSLKAETFRDISEYVWILEDSPVFTMERISAAIERYRKQLLPPLAKAVMNYEKKAEYSWAAPGHQGGVGFTKTAVGKKFYDFYGENLFRTDMGIERAELGSLLDHTGYFRDAEEYAAKVFGSDRTYSVLGGTSGSNRTIMQACIKDNDIVIADRNCHKSIEQGLILGGGLPVYMTPTRNRYGIIGPILPEQMEENTIKDKIKNNPLIKSRGKENDKGVYTVVTNCTYDGVTYNAEKVEKLLEKSSDIIHFDEAWYGYARFNDVYKNHYAMRGEPKKDNNGPTIFATHSTHKLLNALSQGSFIHVRYGKKPMDEGRFNQAYMMHATTSPLYAIAVSNDIATAMMDGESGKSLMSEVVEEAVEFRKVMGKLYNHYQEEKDWFFKPWNAETYHDAKSGKTVPFFEADTKVLAKNQNFWIMHPEDTWHGFKNLQEDWCMLDPIKVSILTPGMGDDGKLLEKGVPASLVSAYLNRFGIVPTRTTDFQLMFLFSMGVTKGKWGTLVSVLSEFKKYYDRNAPLAEVLPELFEQYKDIYKNMGVKDLGDKMFAYLRANNPGEVLNEAYSTLPEPVITPREAYNKIVSNEVELVPAEKLVGRIAANSVIPYPPGIPMLISGENFGDENSPQIKYLKALSLWDHAFPGFEHDTEGTEVIDGVYHVLCVK